From a region of the Flavobacterium branchiarum genome:
- a CDS encoding DUF4254 domain-containing protein yields the protein MFSKLAYSVFEQSIKDYHKYDNVDQPINNPYPKDKFEHLLYLKNWIDTVQWHFEDIIRDPNIDPVAALTLKRRIDASNQERTDMVEYIDSYFLQKYSHVKVKDGAKINSESPAWAFDRLSILALKIYHMNEEATRAEASQEHRDKCQEKLNVLLEQRSDLSTAIDDLLTDIENGDKFMKVYKQMKMYNDDDLNPVLYQNKK from the coding sequence ATGTTTTCAAAATTAGCATATTCTGTATTCGAACAAAGCATCAAAGATTATCATAAATACGATAATGTTGATCAGCCAATAAACAATCCATATCCTAAAGATAAATTTGAACATTTATTATATTTAAAAAACTGGATAGATACCGTACAATGGCATTTTGAAGATATTATTCGTGATCCAAATATTGATCCTGTAGCGGCACTTACTCTTAAAAGAAGAATTGATGCTTCTAATCAAGAGCGTACTGATATGGTAGAATATATCGATAGTTACTTTTTACAAAAATACAGCCATGTTAAAGTAAAAGATGGGGCTAAAATCAATTCTGAAAGTCCAGCATGGGCATTTGACAGACTATCTATCTTGGCTTTAAAAATTTATCATATGAACGAAGAGGCGACTCGTGCAGAAGCTTCACAAGAACATAGAGATAAATGTCAGGAAAAATTAAACGTACTTTTGGAGCAAAGAAGTGATTTGTCGACTGCAATTGATGACTTATTAACAGATATTGAAAATGGAGATAAATTCATGAAAGTGTACAAGCAAATGAAAATGTACAACGACGATGATTTGAATCCTGTTTTATACCAAAATAAAAAATAA
- a CDS encoding ferredoxin--NADP reductase, with protein sequence MPSFLKLIIKEVKRETASAVSILFNVPEELKSNYTFVAGQYINLRLTLDNKELRRAYSICSSPESGELRIAVKAVKNGVFSQFATTKLKAGDVLEVGKPEGKFTFEPDPERQKNYAAFVAGSGITPVLSILKSVLKSEPKSSFVLVYGNKTPEDTIFYQELHDLQLQYVGRLFVHYVFSQAKVENALFGRIDKSAVNYVLNNKHKELQFDKFYLCGPEEMINTVSDILKEKNVKESAIKFELFTSSTQENKIDTSLEGHSKITVLVDDEEVSFEMSQKQTILDAALKQGIDAPYSCQGGICSSCLARVTSGSAEMKKNSILTDKEIADGLILTCQAHPTSESIYVDYDDV encoded by the coding sequence ATGCCTTCATTCCTAAAACTAATAATAAAAGAAGTAAAACGTGAAACTGCTTCGGCTGTTTCAATACTTTTTAATGTTCCTGAAGAACTAAAGTCGAACTATACTTTTGTTGCAGGACAATATATCAATTTACGATTAACTCTAGATAATAAAGAACTTCGTCGTGCTTATTCTATTTGTTCTTCACCTGAAAGTGGTGAGTTACGTATTGCTGTAAAAGCAGTAAAAAATGGTGTCTTTTCACAATTTGCAACTACAAAACTAAAAGCTGGAGATGTTCTTGAAGTAGGTAAACCAGAAGGTAAATTTACATTTGAACCTGATCCTGAAAGACAAAAAAACTATGCAGCGTTTGTTGCTGGAAGCGGAATAACTCCTGTTCTTTCTATCTTAAAATCAGTTTTAAAAAGTGAACCAAAAAGCTCATTTGTATTGGTTTATGGAAACAAAACTCCTGAGGATACCATTTTTTATCAAGAATTACACGATCTACAATTACAATATGTTGGACGTTTATTTGTTCATTATGTTTTTAGTCAAGCTAAAGTAGAAAATGCTCTATTTGGTCGAATAGATAAATCGGCAGTAAATTATGTATTGAATAACAAACACAAAGAATTACAATTTGATAAATTCTATTTGTGTGGTCCTGAAGAAATGATTAATACCGTTTCAGATATTTTAAAAGAGAAAAATGTAAAAGAATCTGCTATAAAATTTGAGCTTTTTACTTCTTCTACTCAAGAAAATAAAATCGATACTTCATTAGAAGGACATTCTAAAATTACTGTTCTTGTTGATGATGAGGAAGTTTCTTTTGAAATGTCACAAAAACAAACTATTCTAGATGCAGCACTAAAACAAGGAATTGATGCTCCTTATTCTTGCCAAGGCGGAATCTGTAGCAGCTGTCTTGCGCGTGTAACTTCTGGTTCTGCTGAGATGAAAAAGAACTCAATTTTAACTGATAAAGAGATTGCAGACGGATTAATTCTTACTTGTCAAGCACATCCAACATCTGAGTCTATTTATGTAGATTACGATGATGTTTAG
- the upp gene encoding uracil phosphoribosyltransferase — protein MQIHYLSENNSVLNHFLGQIRNIKVQNDSMRFRRNIERIGEIMAYEISKDLSYKNVEIETPLGTKSTTEIDDKLILCSILRAGLPLHIGFLNYFDEAENGFVSASRHHPNNDDEFVILVEYQALSSINNKTVLLIDPMLATGQSIVAVYEKLIQNGAPKEMHLAVVIAAPEGVAYLEKHLPDSCHLWIAALDSNLNEKNYIVPGLGDAGDLAYGNKL, from the coding sequence ATGCAGATTCATTATTTATCCGAAAACAACAGTGTATTAAACCATTTTTTAGGTCAGATACGAAATATAAAAGTTCAAAACGATAGTATGCGTTTTCGAAGAAATATTGAGCGTATCGGTGAGATTATGGCGTACGAGATAAGTAAAGATCTCTCTTATAAAAATGTTGAAATTGAAACTCCTCTAGGCACGAAAAGCACTACTGAAATTGATGATAAACTTATTTTATGCTCCATTTTACGTGCTGGATTGCCCTTACATATAGGTTTCTTAAATTACTTTGATGAAGCCGAAAATGGCTTTGTTTCTGCAAGCAGACATCACCCAAACAACGATGATGAATTTGTAATTTTAGTTGAATATCAAGCGTTATCTAGTATCAATAACAAAACTGTTTTATTAATCGATCCAATGCTTGCAACTGGACAATCTATTGTTGCTGTATATGAGAAATTAATACAAAATGGTGCTCCAAAAGAAATGCATCTTGCTGTTGTGATTGCTGCTCCAGAAGGTGTTGCTTATCTAGAAAAACATCTTCCTGACTCCTGTCATTTATGGATTGCTGCTTTGGATAGTAACTTAAACGAGAAAAATTACATTGTTCCTGGATTAGGAGATGCTGGTGATTTAGCCTACGGAAATAAGTTATAA
- a CDS encoding DUF6341 family protein codes for MTTFFEGIQYLFVNILFAPLDFLRSLELVSWFGANTINWIFMIICAAAMVYWIKQLRIFDAQGTENQDTTAHSFLK; via the coding sequence ATGACAACTTTTTTTGAAGGAATACAGTACTTATTCGTAAACATTTTATTTGCTCCACTTGATTTTTTACGTTCATTAGAACTTGTATCATGGTTTGGCGCTAATACAATTAACTGGATTTTCATGATCATTTGTGCTGCTGCAATGGTATATTGGATCAAACAATTACGCATTTTTGATGCTCAAGGAACAGAAAATCAAGATACAACGGCTCACTCTTTCTTAAAGTAA
- a CDS encoding DUF6427 family protein, which translates to MITSVFKKSTPLNYSLVVILMLVFFFIFQFQDISWTKSAISISEKISLLIVVLGSMLITSFVVKKNGLSKDNGYTIFFYLLLSLFFPSAFNNPNILLANFFVLLALRRLLSLQSLKASKEKIFDASLWILLASLFQFWSILFMVLVFISIIFHVAGDYRNWILPFIALFTIATLFSLVAVLFNIDIIAFFQNRVIVDFRINYFTNSYQNGALSIYVAVALFFVVSLLMTLSNRPLLLHSSYKKIVAYFFIGVLVFLISPNKSNDLLLFTVAPLAIMGSSHIEFSQNKLSNEIVFGVLILCSLFTFFSQL; encoded by the coding sequence ATGATAACAAGTGTTTTTAAAAAATCTACACCATTAAATTATTCTTTGGTTGTAATTTTGATGCTGGTTTTCTTTTTCATCTTTCAATTTCAAGATATTTCTTGGACCAAATCGGCTATTTCAATTTCTGAAAAAATAAGTTTATTGATAGTTGTTTTAGGATCGATGTTGATAACAAGTTTTGTTGTTAAGAAGAACGGACTTAGTAAAGACAATGGTTACACGATATTTTTTTATTTATTGTTAAGCCTGTTTTTTCCTTCTGCATTTAATAATCCAAACATTTTACTAGCTAATTTCTTTGTTTTATTGGCGCTCCGTAGACTGTTATCATTACAATCCCTGAAAGCATCAAAAGAAAAAATATTTGATGCTTCATTATGGATTTTATTAGCTTCGTTGTTCCAATTTTGGAGTATTTTATTTATGGTATTGGTATTTATATCAATTATTTTTCACGTTGCAGGAGATTATAGAAACTGGATTTTACCATTTATAGCACTCTTTACCATTGCAACACTTTTTTCATTAGTGGCTGTATTATTTAATATCGATATAATTGCATTTTTTCAGAACCGTGTAATAGTTGATTTTAGGATTAACTACTTCACTAATAGTTATCAAAATGGAGCTTTATCTATATACGTTGCAGTTGCATTATTCTTTGTTGTTTCATTGTTAATGACTTTATCAAATAGACCATTATTACTACATTCTTCGTATAAAAAAATCGTAGCTTATTTCTTTATTGGAGTTCTTGTGTTTTTAATATCTCCTAACAAAAGCAATGATTTATTATTGTTTACAGTTGCCCCTTTGGCTATTATGGGGTCAAGTCATATAGAGTTTTCACAAAACAAACTCAGTAATGAAATTGTTTTTGGAGTCTTAATTTTGTGTAGTCTTTTTACTTTTTTCTCACAATTATAA
- a CDS encoding glycosyltransferase family 9 protein: MRLSAMGDVAMTVPVLRAFVKQYPEVHLTVISRPFFKPFFDGIPNLTFFAFDDKERHKGFLGLVRLYKDLKKLDIDAFADLHNVLRSTIVRNLFALSGKKTAFVDKARDAKKALMRAENKIFKQLPTMFERHAKVFEELGFSLDLSNPEFPKKATLSAEITNLVGESYQKLIGIAPFAQYDSKVYPLDLMQEVIAKLAENKEHTILLFGGGKKEIEILESFSKPYSNVINVAGKIKFQQELKLISNLDVMLSMDSGNAHIAAMLGVNVISLWGATHPYAGFLPFNQKLENALVSDRTKFPLLPTSVYGNKIVPGYEDAMRTISPDEVVAKIQAQL, translated from the coding sequence ATGAGACTTTCCGCAATGGGAGATGTCGCCATGACGGTTCCTGTTTTACGCGCTTTTGTAAAACAGTATCCAGAGGTTCATTTAACGGTGATTTCACGTCCGTTTTTTAAACCTTTTTTTGATGGAATCCCTAACTTAACTTTTTTCGCTTTTGATGATAAAGAGCGTCATAAAGGGTTTTTGGGATTAGTGCGTTTATATAAAGATTTAAAAAAGCTTGATATTGATGCTTTTGCTGATTTGCATAATGTTTTGCGCTCTACAATTGTTCGTAATTTATTCGCTTTAAGCGGAAAAAAAACAGCATTTGTTGATAAAGCAAGAGATGCTAAAAAGGCATTAATGCGTGCTGAAAATAAAATCTTTAAGCAATTACCAACCATGTTTGAACGACATGCTAAAGTGTTTGAAGAGCTTGGATTTTCATTAGATTTATCGAATCCTGAGTTTCCTAAAAAAGCAACTTTAAGTGCCGAAATTACAAACTTGGTAGGAGAAAGTTATCAAAAACTTATCGGAATTGCCCCTTTTGCACAGTATGATTCTAAAGTTTATCCTTTAGATTTAATGCAGGAAGTAATTGCTAAATTGGCTGAAAATAAAGAGCATACAATTTTACTTTTCGGTGGTGGGAAGAAAGAAATTGAAATTTTAGAGTCCTTTTCAAAACCTTATTCTAATGTGATAAATGTAGCTGGAAAAATCAAGTTTCAACAAGAATTAAAGTTGATTAGTAATCTTGATGTAATGCTTTCTATGGACTCCGGAAATGCGCATATTGCTGCTATGTTAGGAGTTAATGTGATTTCACTTTGGGGTGCAACACATCCGTATGCAGGATTTTTACCTTTTAATCAAAAGCTTGAAAACGCATTAGTTTCGGATAGAACAAAATTCCCGTTGTTACCAACCTCTGTATACGGAAATAAAATAGTTCCTGGTTATGAAGATGCCATGCGAACAATTTCACCTGATGAAGTAGTAGCTAAGATTCAGGCGCAGTTGTAA